In Labrus mixtus chromosome 22, fLabMix1.1, whole genome shotgun sequence, the genomic window TGAAACTGGGGCCTCGTTGCAGCCATTGGGCAGTGGAGGCTTAACTGCCACTGAGGTAGAAGATGATGAGTCCAGCTCCCGGATTAGATCCTGCTTCCACTGCTCAGCTTCCTCCTCTGTGAACAATGAAGTCTTGTATCGTGGGTCCAGCATGGTGGCCCAGGTGTATCGTGGGTCATACAGAGTGGCAGACATTCTGCTCACCATGGCTTCCTTTAAAGACTTGAGCATGTTGTCAATGCCCACAGTTTCATCAAACAGCAGGTCTATCTTTCTGTTCAGGATGTGAATGAGTGGTATCACTTGTCCCAGAGTGGCAGTGCGGTTGCTCATCTCCCTGTAGGCGACTTCGAAAGGTTTCAGTGCATTGCAGACCGACAGCATAACCTCCCACTGATCGCAGCTGATCATTTCCCTGAAATTGCACTCTATTGACAATTCATCGATGGCTTTCTTCTGCTCCACCAGCCGCTCCAGCATGAAAAAAGAGGTCCTCCATTTAGAAGGAACATCCTGAATCAGTTGGTTCTCTGGAAGCTGGTGGAccctctggagctcagccagtTTCTCCTTGGCATTTGCCGAGCGGTGCACACGTTCACAGATCTTTCGTGCAATACTCAGAAGGTTCTGAACCATTCTCTGGCTCTTTATGGCTTCGGTAACTATGAGGTCTATAGTGTGTCCAAAACACTGCATGGTGACATGGCCATGGTCCTCTAAGGTGTTTCTGATGGTGTTGTTATCAGTTACAGTGAACCCCTTTTTCAGCCCTGATGAGGCGATCCAAGTATCCCATAGATACTCAAGCTGCTTTGGGATGTCATGCATATCTTGATCACAGTCTATTTGTGAGACACTGAGGAGAGCGGAGCAGTGAAAGTCCTGACCCTGTGGTCTGACACTGGACTCGTATGTTGCCCAGTGGGCAGTAAGGGTCAGGTATTCTCTTGTTTGGCTGCTAACCCAAATACTAGTAGTGAAGTGTACGACGCCACCTTCGGCCTCTTTCAGGTGGGTCAGCACAACGTCCTTCACCCTTTCGTACATATCTGGTATGGCAGTGCTGGTAAAGTAAGAAGAAGGTGGTAGAGAATACTGAGGCTGGAGGTGCTCTAGTAGTCTGTTCAGTCCAGCATTCTCTACCATAGCTGATGGCTGAAGATCCAGTGCGAGCATTTCTGCAATAAGTTTGGTGATTTTTTTGGCAACCGGGTGGTGTTCATCAAACCTCTCATGGTTCTGTTCCGTCTCATAAACATTAGTGTCCATGAGCTCTTGTTTAACGTGAATTTCAGCAGACGGCACATCACCTGAGATAGTTTTGTTACTTTCAAGAACATGTCCATGAAACCTCTGCATGTGCCTGAAGAGGCAGCTTGTGCCGAGGTTCGTAGTCTTTTTGCCTCTGCTAATTGTGCGGCTACAGTGCAAACAAACCACCTTTGTGGGGTCAGCAGGGGAAATGGAAAAATGGTTCCACAGTTTTGATGTCTTTTTGCTGAAAACAGGCATGGTTTGTGACTTTTTCTCACTGGCAGGGCTCTCAGTTTCTTTGGTTGAAACTGCATCTGTTGCTGTGAGATTGGTGTAAGGATGAGGGGAGGATTTCTTCTCATCTGTGCTTTTTTGGTTTTTGAGGACGTCTGGGTGGCGTCTCATAAGATGCCTCATGAGACAGCTTGTACCAAAGTCGCCCCGTTTACCCCGACTGATGACACATGGACAGTAACGGCACAGTGCTTTTAACTGGTCAACTGGTGACACTATGAAATGATGCCACACTTCAGATTTCACCCGTTTCATGATCTTCTTGTTTTGCTGGAAAACTGAATGATCCTGATTGAGGCTTTGACCTTCAGGGAGGTCACATGGTAAAGAAGTTAAGGGTGTATCCTCACCTTGAGTACTGAAGGAGAGACTGACAGACGACTCCTGTCCTGAGAGATGCATAGCCTcatcacattcttcttttatatTCATGCTTTCCTCTATGTTTTGGGGTAATTCATCTGATAAGGTTTCTGGTGAGGCTGGCAGAAGaggtgattctttttttaaatccagtggATCTTGTAGTTGTGTGCGGGACAATAGTGAGGGTGGGTTTGTATACGGTGGGGGGATGTGATTGCCCTGTCCATTTTCCTCAATGACAACCTCTTTGTGGGCCCTCCACATATGACGAATAAGACAGCTAGTCCCTAGATCCTTTCCATTTTTACCCCTACTGAATTCATTCATGCAATGGATGCAAACTGCTTTGGAATTATCAGCAGGTGACAGGTAGAAGTGTTTCCAGACAGCTGATCTCCGACGGGAACTTGAGCTTTTAGGGGTCCCAGGAAGACGCTCTGGCCCTCCTTCTGCCATGTCTTCAAGGATGCTTTCATTGGAATGTGAGGCTGAGAATGAGCTGAAAAGACTGTCAGTGTTGGTATATGGTTCTAGTTTTGGTTCGACTTTTGGTAACACTACTTTGGAAGAAAGATCTGAATTTTCAGCTGAGGAAGTGGACGGTGAAGTGTTCTTTGAGGCAGAAGAGACGACGCTATTAGTCAAGTCTCCATTTTTTGGTGAGTTTGGGGTGGGAGGTATCAAACATGAGGAAAGAGAGCTATTCAGATTTGAGGATGCATCTCCATCTTGTAAAAGCACAGTGGGGTGAGCCCTTCGTACATGCCTCATTAAACAACTTGTACTGAGGTCTTTCTCATTTTTTCCCCTACTGAATTCTTTCATGCAGTATAAACAGATTGCTTTGGTACTGTCCCTTGGTGATATACAGAAATGATTCCATGCAGGAGATTTTTTCCTCGGGTTGGTATTACTCCTCATAGATGACAAAAGGCTCTGGGTGACAGCATCCATGGCAACATCATAAAGGGTGCTTGTGTATCCACTTAGTAAATTACTGTAATCATCACCATCTTTAGTTACAAAGGGACCAACTGAGCTACCAAATGCTAGCCTTTCATCATCCTGGGTTTCATCATCCTGGGTTTCATCATCCTGGGTTTCCTCCTTCAATCCATTTGTTTCCCCGATCTCCTCTTTGATATGTTGACTTTCTTCATTGCCATTTTCATACTTTTCACTCTCTGTATTTCCCTCAGTATCAGTGTTTAGGCAATTATTTGAAAGAGCTGGAGAAGCTGGATCAGTTTCACTTGCTTGGTCTGACTCCAGCTGTTTTTCATCCTGAGAAGATAAATTGAAAGAAGGGGGAGAGTCTGTATCCAGTGTTAACGAGGAGCAAGCGGTTGACT contains:
- the zbed4 gene encoding zinc finger BED domain-containing protein 4, whose translation is MDGEEEVSHIIEDMDSEPNGFTENKRREAKGTCLKIEGQDGYVFKSYTINPHEAADEKSTACSSLTLDTDSPPSFNLSSQDEKQLESDQASETDPASPALSNNCLNTDTEGNTESEKYENGNEESQHIKEEIGETNGLKEETQDDETQDDETQDDERLAFGSSVGPFVTKDGDDYSNLLSGYTSTLYDVAMDAVTQSLLSSMRSNTNPRKKSPAWNHFCISPRDSTKAICLYCMKEFSRGKNEKDLSTSCLMRHVRRAHPTVLLQDGDASSNLNSSLSSCLIPPTPNSPKNGDLTNSVVSSASKNTSPSTSSAENSDLSSKVVLPKVEPKLEPYTNTDSLFSSFSASHSNESILEDMAEGGPERLPGTPKSSSSRRRSAVWKHFYLSPADNSKAVCIHCMNEFSRGKNGKDLGTSCLIRHMWRAHKEVVIEENGQGNHIPPPYTNPPSLLSRTQLQDPLDLKKESPLLPASPETLSDELPQNIEESMNIKEECDEAMHLSGQESSVSLSFSTQGEDTPLTSLPCDLPEGQSLNQDHSVFQQNKKIMKRVKSEVWHHFIVSPVDQLKALCRYCPCVISRGKRGDFGTSCLMRHLMRRHPDVLKNQKSTDEKKSSPHPYTNLTATDAVSTKETESPASEKKSQTMPVFSKKTSKLWNHFSISPADPTKVVCLHCSRTISRGKKTTNLGTSCLFRHMQRFHGHVLESNKTISGDVPSAEIHVKQELMDTNVYETEQNHERFDEHHPVAKKITKLIAEMLALDLQPSAMVENAGLNRLLEHLQPQYSLPPSSYFTSTAIPDMYERVKDVVLTHLKEAEGGVVHFTTSIWVSSQTREYLTLTAHWATYESSVRPQGQDFHCSALLSVSQIDCDQDMHDIPKQLEYLWDTWIASSGLKKGFTVTDNNTIRNTLEDHGHVTMQCFGHTIDLIVTEAIKSQRMVQNLLSIARKICERVHRSANAKEKLAELQRVHQLPENQLIQDVPSKWRTSFFMLERLVEQKKAIDELSIECNFREMISCDQWEVMLSVCNALKPFEVAYREMSNRTATLGQVIPLIHILNRKIDLLFDETVGIDNMLKSLKEAMVSRMSATLYDPRYTWATMLDPRYKTSLFTEEEAEQWKQDLIRELDSSSSTSVAVKPPLPNGCNEAPVSSNTPNSNKDNLWSLMADIRQKIKHEEKPKSSELVVLEYLEEDILDQSCDPLDYWNLKKFLWPDLAKVAARYVGCPPSIVPAETLFSTASVNYALNQPRPLLENMEGLLFLKVNLPLIYFQY